ATTTCGCGCGCGCCGTCGAGTACGGGCTGCCGTCGTGCTCGCTGACTCAGAAGACGGGCAGCGGGCTGCGTCAGCGAGTGGAGATCCACCGCGACGGGGACCGCGTCCGGATCGGCATGCACCAAGGTCCGGCCGCGTTCGGACCCGAGTGGAACGGGCCCCGGGTGGACCGGCTGCTACGGGCCCTGGGCGCGAGTCCCGACGACCTCGCCGACAACGGTCCGGTCCAGATCGTGTCCACCGGCCACTCCAAAGTGCTGGTCGAACTGCGCGGCCGTGACGCGGTGGACGCCCTGCGCCCGGATCCGGCCGAGCTGACAGCGCTCAGCCACGAGGTGGGCAGCAACGGTTTCTTCGTCTTCACCCGGGCCACCGCCGATACCGAAGTGCTCACCTGGGCCCGGATGTTCGCGCCTGCCATCGGCATCCTCGAAGACCCGGTGACCGGCAACGGGCACGGCCCGCTCGGCGCGTACCTGGTGCACCACGGCATCGTCCCGGCCCGGGACGGCGTACTCACCTTCCGCGGACGCCAGGGTGTGGTGCTGGGACGTCCGGGCGAGGTCGAGGTGCGTGTCGACGTCCGGGCCGAGGGCCCACCCCAGGTGTCCATCACCGGCGACGCGACAACGGCCTTCCGCGCGCGATTGCGGGTCTGAGCGGCGCGTGGGCCGGATCGCAGGCGGAACAACGCTCCGGCGCCGTGGGGACGGCATCTCGTACTGCCTCTGGACGGGATCGGTCCGGTGTGCTGGGATTCTGACGCTTCGCGGGATGCCGGTGGCCCACTGCGTGTACGGAGCGATCCGGCAGAGGGCGAAATCCCGGTGCCCCGCGGCGAGTTCACGACGTCACCCCCCGCTCGAACGATGGGAGAGTCATGAAATCCACTTCTGGCCGAGGCAGAGTCCGGACGGCCCTGTTCGCGACACTGGCCGCCGTGGCACTCGTGTG
This is a stretch of genomic DNA from Streptomyces sp. NA04227. It encodes these proteins:
- a CDS encoding PhzF family phenazine biosynthesis isomerase, with the translated sequence MRTLYQIDAFTRVPFTGNPAGVVLDAEGMTDADMLAVARELNNSETAFVLPADAADHDVRVRFFTPTKEVPTCGHATVGTHFARAVEYGLPSCSLTQKTGSGLRQRVEIHRDGDRVRIGMHQGPAAFGPEWNGPRVDRLLRALGASPDDLADNGPVQIVSTGHSKVLVELRGRDAVDALRPDPAELTALSHEVGSNGFFVFTRATADTEVLTWARMFAPAIGILEDPVTGNGHGPLGAYLVHHGIVPARDGVLTFRGRQGVVLGRPGEVEVRVDVRAEGPPQVSITGDATTAFRARLRV